In one Nocardia tengchongensis genomic region, the following are encoded:
- a CDS encoding GntR family transcriptional regulator has translation MQVVSKTFSAAERAYREIKERILTGDLPGGELVSENEMAGELGTSRTPVREAFLRLETEGWMRLYPKRGALVVPVPSHEADHVIHARYIVETGAVDALTRIARAGLIPRLRESLDRQRELADAGDLEEFAIADADFHREYVVSADNPLLIGFYDSLRERQRRMNSVALQRGETNPHRIIEQHTRLADLIEAADGTGFAEALAEHLTDVHGVTPRGL, from the coding sequence ATGCAAGTCGTGTCCAAGACTTTCTCCGCCGCCGAACGCGCCTACCGCGAAATCAAGGAACGCATTCTCACCGGCGACCTCCCTGGCGGCGAGCTGGTCAGCGAAAACGAGATGGCCGGCGAGCTCGGCACCTCCCGCACCCCGGTCCGCGAGGCCTTCCTGCGACTCGAGACCGAAGGCTGGATGCGCCTCTACCCCAAGCGCGGCGCGCTCGTGGTGCCCGTGCCCTCACACGAAGCCGACCACGTGATCCACGCCCGCTACATCGTGGAAACCGGCGCGGTCGACGCGCTCACCCGAATCGCGCGCGCCGGCCTCATCCCCCGGCTGCGCGAATCCCTGGACCGCCAGCGCGAACTGGCCGACGCCGGTGACCTCGAGGAATTCGCCATCGCCGACGCCGACTTCCACCGCGAATACGTGGTGTCCGCCGACAACCCGCTGCTCATCGGCTTCTACGACTCCCTGCGCGAACGCCAGCGCCGGATGAACAGCGTCGCGCTGCAACGCGGTGAGACCAACCCGCACCGCATCATCGAACAGCACACCCGCCTCGCCGACCTGATCGAAGCCGCCGACGGCACCGGATTCGCCGAAGCCCTCGCCGAACACCTCACCGACGTGCACGGCGTCACCCCGCGAGGCCTGTGA
- a CDS encoding MFS transporter, with protein sequence MATLTTLDTRTTGLGTHPKAWLGVATAIFAIAWGGNEFTPLLVMYKRDGLPGTTVDLLLFEYVLGIVPALLIGGPLSDRYGRRPLMRPAPFIAATGSTLLAFGSATVPMLSAGRVLCGIALGLAMAVGSSWLKELSQPPFTADTASGTGARRSAMSLTGGFGVGAGVAGVLAQWGPWPDSLAYLINVTLCGLAAVLLFRAPETIAPQANPGRLLDDLKVPVGSHHRFRTIALPVCLWLFTSSAAAYAIMPTLMMPKVHGAPIAFSALITVITLGCGFGIQSVARKIDRPGSLRLPVLALSLVIIGMLLAAAASATLTLWLTVLTAVALGMGFGSGLVAGLLEIERMARPDDLAGLTAVFYAVSYLGFGVPALMAVCHNGIGIGYPAMFGVLAAACAVCLAIVSRSRPA encoded by the coding sequence ATGGCGACCCTGACCACCCTCGACACCCGCACCACCGGGCTCGGCACCCACCCCAAGGCGTGGCTCGGCGTGGCGACCGCCATCTTCGCGATCGCCTGGGGCGGCAACGAATTCACGCCGCTGCTGGTCATGTACAAGCGCGACGGACTGCCCGGCACCACCGTGGACCTGCTGCTGTTCGAATACGTGCTGGGCATCGTGCCAGCCCTGCTCATCGGCGGCCCGCTCTCCGACCGCTACGGCCGCCGCCCCCTCATGCGCCCCGCCCCGTTCATCGCGGCCACCGGATCGACGCTGCTGGCCTTCGGATCGGCCACGGTCCCCATGCTTTCCGCGGGCCGCGTGCTGTGCGGCATCGCGCTGGGACTGGCCATGGCGGTGGGCAGCAGCTGGCTCAAGGAACTGTCGCAGCCGCCCTTCACCGCCGACACCGCGTCCGGCACCGGGGCTCGACGCTCGGCCATGAGCCTCACCGGCGGCTTCGGCGTCGGCGCGGGCGTGGCCGGGGTGCTGGCGCAGTGGGGTCCGTGGCCGGACTCGCTCGCCTACCTGATCAATGTGACGCTGTGCGGACTGGCGGCGGTGCTGCTGTTCCGCGCGCCGGAAACGATCGCGCCGCAGGCGAATCCGGGCCGGCTGCTCGACGATCTGAAGGTTCCCGTCGGCTCGCATCACCGCTTCCGCACCATCGCCCTGCCGGTGTGCCTGTGGCTGTTCACCTCGTCGGCGGCGGCGTATGCCATCATGCCGACGCTGATGATGCCCAAGGTGCACGGCGCCCCGATCGCGTTCTCCGCCTTGATCACCGTCATCACCCTGGGTTGCGGTTTCGGCATCCAATCGGTGGCGCGCAAGATCGACCGGCCCGGCTCGCTGCGACTCCCGGTGCTGGCCCTGAGCCTGGTCATCATCGGAATGCTGCTCGCCGCAGCCGCTTCCGCCACCCTCACCCTGTGGCTGACCGTGCTGACCGCCGTCGCGCTGGGCATGGGATTCGGCAGTGGCCTGGTCGCGGGCCTGCTCGAGATCGAGCGCATGGCGCGCCCCGACGACCTGGCCGGACTGACCGCGGTGTTCTACGCGGTCAGCTACCTCGGCTTCGGTGTCCCGGCACTGATGGCGGTCTGCCACAACGGGATCGGCATCGGCTACCCCGCCATGTTCGGCGTCCTCGCCGCCGCCTGCGCGGTCTGCCTGGCCATCGTGAGCCGCTCCCGCCCGGCCTGA
- a CDS encoding acyl-CoA dehydrogenase family protein, protein MSELFPDYRPTWETDQHRELRKHAAEFFRKEAVPNRERWTAQHMVDREFWNKAGAAGLLGLDLPEEFGGAGGDYGMQAIVQEELVYAHDNGFGFSVHSPIVSHYIYNYGNDEQRAKWLPGIISGELVLAIAMTEPGTGSDLQSVRTTAIREGDHYVVNGSKTFISNATHCDLLVIVAKTDPSQGAAGVSLIVAETKDLPGFERGRVLEKMGQHAQDTRELFFSDMRVPVANLLGAQEGLGFYQLMEQLARERLIIASLCSALAEAAVLEALRYSKEREAFGRPIGKFQHNAFTLAEVKTEALAIKTLVDYAIQQYIDGKNDPSTASMAKLFAAETCDKVVDRCLQLFGGYGYMMEYPIANMYTGSRVNRIYGGTSEIMKEIISRSL, encoded by the coding sequence ATGTCCGAACTGTTCCCCGACTACCGGCCCACCTGGGAGACCGATCAGCACCGCGAGCTGCGCAAGCACGCCGCGGAGTTCTTCCGCAAGGAGGCGGTGCCGAATCGCGAGCGCTGGACCGCGCAGCACATGGTCGATCGCGAATTCTGGAACAAGGCCGGCGCGGCGGGCCTGCTCGGCCTGGACCTGCCGGAGGAATTCGGCGGCGCGGGCGGCGATTACGGCATGCAGGCCATCGTCCAGGAGGAGCTGGTCTACGCCCACGACAACGGCTTCGGCTTCTCGGTGCACTCGCCGATCGTGTCGCACTACATCTACAACTACGGCAATGACGAGCAGCGCGCGAAGTGGCTGCCGGGCATCATCAGCGGCGAGCTGGTGCTGGCCATCGCCATGACCGAGCCGGGCACCGGATCGGACCTGCAGTCGGTGCGCACCACCGCGATTCGCGAGGGCGACCACTACGTCGTCAACGGTTCGAAGACGTTCATCTCCAACGCCACCCACTGCGATCTGCTGGTGATCGTGGCCAAGACCGACCCGTCCCAGGGCGCTGCGGGCGTCTCGCTGATCGTGGCCGAGACCAAGGATCTGCCGGGCTTCGAGCGCGGCCGGGTGCTGGAGAAGATGGGCCAGCACGCCCAGGACACCCGCGAGCTGTTCTTCTCCGACATGCGCGTTCCGGTGGCGAATCTGCTGGGCGCGCAGGAGGGTCTGGGCTTCTACCAGCTGATGGAGCAGCTGGCCCGGGAGCGGCTGATCATCGCCAGCCTGTGCTCGGCGCTGGCCGAGGCGGCGGTGCTGGAGGCGCTGCGCTACTCCAAGGAGCGCGAGGCGTTCGGCCGCCCGATCGGAAAGTTCCAGCACAACGCCTTCACCCTGGCGGAGGTCAAGACCGAGGCGCTGGCCATCAAGACCTTGGTGGACTACGCGATCCAGCAGTACATCGACGGCAAGAACGATCCGTCCACGGCGTCCATGGCCAAGCTGTTCGCGGCCGAGACCTGCGACAAGGTGGTGGACCGCTGCCTGCAGCTGTTCGGCGGCTACGGCTACATGATGGAGTACCCGATCGCGAACATGTACACGGGTTCTCGTGTGAACCGCATCTACGGCGGCACCAGCGAGATCATGAAGGAGATCATCTCCCGCTCGCTGTGA
- a CDS encoding TetR/AcrR family transcriptional regulator, translating into MLNPRATKDDLTAKARIRNAAMDLFAQYGDSRVSLRAVAAEAGVTLGLVQHHFKTKDGLRDATDQLVVDYFAQAVASIPPTGTHAEVASARDEAVRNMLHANPAVVNYIRRSLLEPSETRIHLLDAVVELTRSEVAGLRAAGLASIDKPESDQIVAVLLRQFGELLLAPMLDAVWERVSPGNATRPRLSITVKD; encoded by the coding sequence ATGCTGAATCCACGAGCCACCAAAGACGACCTGACCGCCAAGGCCCGCATCCGCAATGCCGCGATGGATCTGTTCGCCCAGTACGGCGACTCGCGGGTCTCGCTGCGCGCGGTCGCCGCCGAAGCCGGCGTCACCCTCGGCCTCGTCCAGCACCACTTCAAGACCAAGGACGGCCTGCGCGACGCCACCGACCAGCTCGTGGTCGACTACTTCGCCCAGGCCGTCGCCTCGATCCCGCCGACCGGCACCCACGCCGAGGTCGCCTCCGCCCGCGACGAAGCGGTCCGGAACATGTTGCACGCCAACCCCGCCGTGGTGAACTACATTCGCCGGTCCCTGCTGGAGCCCTCCGAGACCCGCATCCATCTACTGGACGCGGTGGTGGAACTGACCCGCAGCGAAGTCGCCGGACTGCGCGCGGCAGGGCTGGCCTCCATCGACAAGCCCGAATCCGACCAGATCGTCGCGGTGCTGCTGCGGCAGTTCGGCGAACTGCTGCTGGCCCCGATGCTGGACGCGGTGTGGGAGCGAGTCTCCCCCGGCAACGCCACCCGCCCCCGGCTGTCGATCACCGTCAAGGACTGA
- a CDS encoding rhodanese-like domain-containing protein: protein MTALITREELLKEIEAGTVTVLDTLGGAYYAKAHLPGALALVGADVETRAPQLLPDRDAAIVTYCSNAACSNSQHVATELERLGYTNVRKYRDGIQDWTEAGLPIES from the coding sequence ATGACCGCGCTCATCACCCGCGAGGAACTGCTGAAGGAGATCGAGGCCGGAACGGTCACCGTGCTCGACACCCTGGGCGGCGCGTACTACGCCAAGGCCCATCTCCCCGGCGCGCTCGCCCTGGTCGGGGCCGACGTGGAAACCCGAGCGCCGCAGCTGCTTCCGGACCGCGACGCCGCCATCGTCACCTACTGCTCCAACGCGGCCTGCTCCAACAGCCAGCACGTCGCGACCGAGCTGGAACGGCTCGGCTACACCAATGTCCGCAAATACCGCGACGGCATCCAGGACTGGACCGAAGCGGGCCTGCCCATCGAAAGCTGA
- a CDS encoding MarR family winged helix-turn-helix transcriptional regulator, with protein sequence MSAPRSHPAVHAWAALLQVHARLVPELDAELRHATGLPLSWYDVLLELDGPHRLRMSDLGERVVLSRTRVSRLVTEMELKGLVRRESNPDDGRSAFVAITDEGRRRFRESAPHYLAGIERRLGGKLDAAELETVASALRKVLAPSDVPAPEVRTP encoded by the coding sequence GTGTCCGCCCCCCGATCCCATCCGGCCGTCCACGCCTGGGCCGCCCTGCTCCAGGTCCACGCCCGGCTCGTGCCCGAGCTCGACGCCGAACTGCGCCACGCCACCGGACTGCCGCTGAGCTGGTACGACGTGCTGCTGGAACTCGATGGGCCGCACCGGCTCCGAATGAGCGACCTGGGCGAGCGCGTGGTGCTCAGCCGCACCCGGGTGAGCCGGCTGGTCACCGAGATGGAACTGAAGGGCCTGGTACGGCGCGAATCCAATCCGGACGACGGGCGTTCGGCCTTCGTGGCCATCACCGACGAAGGACGCCGCCGCTTCCGCGAATCCGCTCCGCACTACCTGGCCGGCATCGAGCGGCGACTCGGCGGCAAGCTCGACGCGGCCGAACTCGAAACCGTCGCGTCCGCACTGCGAAAGGTGCTGGCACCCAGCGATGTCCCGGCCCCGGAGGTCCGCACGCCGTAG
- a CDS encoding LLM class F420-dependent oxidoreductase: MRFGIFIPQGWRLDLVGIDPAAQWGVIRDLATRADAGDAWESLWVYDHFHTVPVPTEEATHEAWSLMSALAASTSRIRLGQMCTAISYRDPAYLAKVAATVDLISGGRVEMGIGGGWYEHEWRAYGYGFPSAGVRLGRLDEGVQIFKQAWTTGKATLDGKHYQVDGAIVRPLPVQEGGIPIWVAGGGEKVTLRIAAKYAQYTNFAGDPETFAQKSELLRDHCAEVGTDFDAITRSSNFNTLVGATEAEVQERLTQLEARLTPFVGAEGAAQHVKDLFRNSPAVGTPEQIVERLSQVKDLGLGYSIHYFPETAYDTSGVELFEREVIPALR; encoded by the coding sequence GTGCGTTTCGGCATCTTCATCCCGCAGGGCTGGCGGCTCGACCTGGTCGGCATCGACCCCGCCGCGCAATGGGGAGTGATCCGGGACCTGGCCACCCGCGCGGATGCCGGGGACGCCTGGGAATCGCTGTGGGTCTACGACCACTTCCACACCGTCCCCGTGCCCACCGAGGAGGCCACCCACGAGGCGTGGTCGCTGATGTCCGCGCTGGCGGCCAGCACCTCACGAATCCGGCTGGGGCAGATGTGCACCGCCATCAGCTACCGCGACCCGGCCTACCTTGCCAAGGTGGCCGCCACCGTGGACCTCATCTCCGGCGGCCGCGTGGAGATGGGCATCGGCGGCGGCTGGTACGAACACGAATGGCGCGCCTACGGATACGGATTCCCTTCCGCCGGTGTGCGATTGGGACGCCTCGACGAAGGCGTGCAGATCTTCAAGCAGGCCTGGACCACCGGTAAGGCGACGCTCGACGGCAAGCACTACCAGGTGGACGGCGCGATCGTGCGGCCACTTCCCGTGCAGGAAGGCGGGATTCCGATCTGGGTCGCGGGCGGCGGCGAGAAGGTGACACTGCGGATCGCGGCGAAGTACGCGCAGTACACCAACTTCGCGGGCGACCCGGAGACCTTCGCCCAGAAGTCGGAACTGCTGCGCGACCACTGCGCCGAGGTCGGCACGGACTTCGACGCCATCACCCGCAGCTCCAACTTCAACACGCTGGTCGGCGCGACCGAGGCGGAAGTGCAGGAACGGCTGACACAGTTGGAGGCCCGCCTGACCCCGTTCGTCGGCGCGGAAGGCGCGGCCCAGCACGTCAAGGATCTGTTCCGCAACTCCCCCGCCGTGGGCACGCCCGAGCAGATCGTCGAACGACTCTCGCAGGTCAAGGATCTCGGGTTGGGCTACTCGATCCACTACTTCCCCGAGACCGCCTACGACACCTCGGGCGTGGAACTGTTCGAGCGTGAGGTCATTCCCGCATTGCGCTGA
- a CDS encoding family 1 glycosylhydrolase produces MRFRRRTLATVVLAASAALVATTAPASARPEPPARIAPLGPDFLWGVAASGFQSEGHAPDSNWSRYAASGKTEDPYLDSIDFFDRYESDIQLAKQLGVKVYRIGIEWARVQPQPGVWDEDGLRFYDKVIGGIEAAGMRPMLTLDHWVYPGWEADRGGWNHPEMVTDWLANARTIVDRYASGNPLWVTFNEPAMYMINEVRLGNLPATEIPVMQDRIAQAHNAIYDHIHQVQPGAMVTSNVAYLPTAEDLVNGALIGKIADKLDFIGIDYYYGASPDAAHSADLSALWKNPLQPDGIYYALDHYSRAYPGKPLYIVENGMPTENGKPRDDGYTRADDLRDTVYWVQRAKADGMNVIGYNYWSLTDNYEWGSYTPRFGLYTVDVKTDPTLTRRPTDAVPAYTAITGAGGVPADYRPTRDPKACSLVDAPSSCTDPVTLPH; encoded by the coding sequence ATGCGATTCCGCCGCCGCACCCTCGCAACGGTCGTTCTGGCCGCTTCCGCCGCCCTGGTCGCGACCACCGCACCCGCCTCGGCCCGGCCGGAGCCGCCCGCCCGGATCGCACCGCTGGGACCGGACTTCCTGTGGGGTGTGGCGGCCTCCGGCTTCCAGTCCGAAGGGCATGCGCCGGACAGCAATTGGTCGCGCTACGCCGCCTCCGGGAAGACCGAGGACCCGTACCTGGATTCGATCGACTTCTTCGACCGGTACGAGTCCGACATCCAGCTGGCGAAGCAGCTGGGCGTGAAGGTCTATCGGATCGGCATCGAATGGGCCCGGGTGCAGCCGCAGCCCGGTGTGTGGGACGAGGACGGACTTCGCTTCTACGACAAGGTGATCGGGGGCATCGAGGCGGCGGGCATGCGGCCCATGCTGACCCTCGACCACTGGGTGTACCCGGGCTGGGAGGCCGATCGCGGCGGCTGGAACCACCCCGAGATGGTGACGGACTGGCTGGCCAATGCCCGCACGATCGTGGATCGCTACGCCTCGGGCAACCCGCTGTGGGTGACGTTCAACGAACCGGCCATGTACATGATCAACGAGGTCCGGCTGGGCAATCTGCCCGCCACCGAGATTCCGGTCATGCAGGATCGAATCGCGCAGGCGCACAACGCAATCTACGACCACATCCACCAGGTGCAGCCGGGCGCGATGGTCACCAGCAACGTCGCCTACCTGCCGACCGCCGAGGACCTGGTGAACGGCGCGCTCATCGGCAAGATCGCGGACAAGCTCGACTTCATCGGAATCGACTACTACTACGGGGCATCGCCGGATGCCGCGCACTCGGCCGATCTCTCGGCGCTGTGGAAGAACCCGCTCCAGCCCGACGGCATCTACTACGCGCTGGACCACTATTCGCGCGCCTACCCGGGCAAGCCGCTCTACATCGTGGAGAACGGCATGCCCACCGAGAACGGCAAGCCCCGCGACGACGGCTACACCCGCGCCGACGATCTGCGCGACACCGTCTACTGGGTCCAGCGCGCCAAGGCCGACGGCATGAACGTGATCGGCTACAACTACTGGAGCCTCACCGACAACTACGAATGGGGCTCCTACACACCGCGATTCGGTCTCTACACGGTCGACGTGAAGACCGACCCCACGCTCACCCGCCGCCCGACCGACGCCGTCCCGGCCTACACCGCGATCACCGGCGCCGGCGGCGTGCCCGCCGACTACCGCCCGACCCGCGATCCCAAGGCCTGCTCGCTCGTCGACGCCCCGTCCAGCTGCACCGATCCGGTGACGCTGCCGCACTGA